A single Marinobacter sp. es.042 DNA region contains:
- the metK gene encoding methionine adenosyltransferase has protein sequence MADYNIFTSESVSEGHPDKLADQISDAVLDAILTDDPHARVACETMVKTGVAIVGGEITTSAWVDLEDLVRGVIKDIGYTSSKVGYDGDTCGIINIIGKQSVDIAQGVDRQKPEDQGAGDQGLMFGYASNETDVLMPAPITFSHRLVQRQAEARKSGLLPWLRPDAKSQVTCRYENGRVAGIDAVVLSTQHDEDVTQEDLKEAVMELIVKHALPPELLHKDTQFHINPTGKFVIGGPVGDCGLTGRKIIVDTYGGMARHGGGAFSGKDPSKVDRSAAYAGRYVAKNIVAAGLADKCEIQVSYAIGVAQPTSISLNTFGTGKISDDKIIELVRQNFDLRPYAITNMLDLLHPMYRATAAYGHFGRDPYEMTVGGKTFTAFPWEKTDRAAALKDAAGI, from the coding sequence ATGGCTGACTACAACATCTTCACTTCCGAATCGGTCTCTGAAGGCCATCCGGACAAACTGGCAGACCAGATCTCTGATGCCGTGCTGGACGCCATCCTGACCGACGATCCCCATGCCCGTGTTGCCTGCGAGACCATGGTAAAAACCGGTGTTGCCATCGTTGGCGGTGAGATCACCACCAGCGCCTGGGTGGATCTGGAAGACCTGGTGCGCGGCGTCATCAAGGACATTGGCTACACCTCCTCGAAAGTGGGCTACGACGGCGACACCTGCGGCATCATCAACATTATCGGCAAGCAGTCCGTCGATATCGCCCAGGGCGTTGATCGCCAGAAGCCTGAAGACCAGGGTGCCGGCGATCAGGGCCTAATGTTTGGCTATGCCAGCAACGAAACCGACGTACTCATGCCGGCACCGATCACTTTCTCTCACCGTCTGGTGCAGCGCCAGGCCGAGGCCCGCAAGAGTGGCCTGCTGCCGTGGCTGCGCCCGGACGCCAAGAGCCAGGTGACCTGCCGCTACGAAAACGGCCGGGTTGCCGGTATCGACGCGGTGGTTCTGTCCACCCAGCACGATGAGGACGTGACCCAGGAAGATCTGAAAGAAGCGGTGATGGAACTGATCGTCAAGCACGCCTTGCCGCCTGAGCTGCTGCACAAGGACACTCAATTCCACATCAACCCGACCGGCAAGTTTGTGATCGGTGGCCCCGTTGGTGACTGTGGCCTGACCGGCCGCAAGATCATCGTCGACACCTACGGCGGCATGGCACGCCACGGTGGCGGTGCGTTCTCGGGCAAGGATCCCTCCAAGGTGGACCGCTCCGCCGCCTATGCCGGCCGTTACGTAGCCAAAAACATCGTCGCCGCCGGCCTGGCCGACAAGTGCGAGATCCAGGTGTCCTACGCCATCGGCGTGGCCCAACCGACGTCGATCTCCCTGAACACCTTCGGAACCGGCAAGATCAGCGACGACAAGATCATTGAACTGGTACGCCAGAACTTCGATCTGCGTCCGTATGCGATTACCAACATGCTCGACCTGCTGCATCCGATGTATCGGGCAACGGCCGCCTACGGCCACTTTGGTCGCGACCCCTACGAAATGACGGTCGGCGGCAAGACCTTTACCGCCTTCCCGTGGGAAAAGACCGATCGCGCCGCGGCCCTGAAAGATGCGGCTGGTATCTAA
- a CDS encoding transporter substrate-binding domain-containing protein — MSTKWLKTVSASLALTVAAGTVSAETLRVVTDPSFVPFEMMDQETGEMIGFDMEIIREVADRAGFEIDLNTMDFNGIIPALQTGNVDIAIAGITITEEREEIVDFSDPYYDSGLRILVREGNDDVSEFDDLEGKKIGTKIGSTSYDYLVKNLEADDGVTPYPGSSDMYMALMSRAIDAVFYDAPNVGYFARTKGEGKVTTVGPLYEGQQYGIALKSGSEWVDDVNEALAAMKEDGTYKTIYEKWFGPMPEGM; from the coding sequence ATGAGCACGAAGTGGCTGAAGACCGTAAGCGCCAGTCTGGCACTGACCGTTGCCGCAGGAACCGTGAGCGCAGAAACCCTGCGCGTCGTCACTGACCCGAGTTTCGTTCCGTTTGAAATGATGGACCAGGAAACCGGTGAGATGATCGGTTTCGATATGGAGATCATCCGCGAGGTAGCCGACCGTGCAGGTTTCGAAATTGACCTCAACACCATGGACTTCAATGGCATCATCCCGGCGCTGCAAACTGGCAACGTCGACATTGCCATTGCCGGCATCACGATTACTGAAGAGCGTGAAGAAATCGTCGATTTCTCCGACCCGTACTACGATTCGGGTCTGCGAATCCTCGTTCGCGAGGGTAATGACGACGTTAGCGAATTCGACGACCTCGAAGGCAAGAAAATCGGCACCAAGATTGGTAGCACCAGTTATGACTACCTGGTCAAGAACCTTGAGGCCGATGACGGTGTAACCCCCTACCCGGGCAGCTCTGACATGTACATGGCGCTGATGTCCCGCGCCATTGATGCAGTGTTCTACGATGCGCCAAACGTAGGCTACTTTGCCCGCACCAAAGGCGAAGGCAAGGTGACAACCGTCGGCCCGCTGTACGAAGGCCAGCAGTATGGCATTGCCCTCAAGAGTGGCAGTGAGTGGGTTGATGATGTAAACGAAGCCCTTGCCGCAATGAAGGAAGATGGTACTTACAAAACCATCTACGAAAAATGGTTTGGCCCCATGCCCGAAGGCATGTAA
- the metF gene encoding methylenetetrahydrofolate reductase [NAD(P)H], with translation MQSQKQFKRRFSFEFFPPKTDQGKEKLQNVRNQLAEVNPDFFSVTFGAGGSTRDRTIETVLNLHSQGISTAPHLSCVGGTRQEIGELLDLYREHGINRIVALRGDMPSGMGAAGELRYANELVEFIREHSGDTFNLEVAAYPEFHPQARNAEEDLKNFARKVQAGANSAITQYFFNADSYFYFIDRLEKMGVTIPVVPGIMPIVNFSNLVRFSDMCGAEIPRWIRKQLEAYGDDSDSIRKFGEEMVTEMCEKLLAAGAPGLHFYTLNQVEPSISIWKNLGISEREKIAF, from the coding sequence ATGCAATCCCAGAAACAGTTCAAGCGCCGTTTCAGCTTTGAGTTTTTCCCGCCCAAGACGGACCAGGGCAAGGAAAAGCTGCAGAACGTGCGCAACCAGCTGGCCGAGGTGAACCCGGACTTTTTCTCGGTTACCTTCGGCGCCGGTGGTTCCACCCGGGACCGTACCATCGAGACCGTGCTCAACCTGCATAGCCAGGGCATTTCCACGGCACCTCATCTTTCCTGCGTCGGGGGCACCCGCCAGGAAATCGGCGAGCTGCTGGATCTGTACCGGGAGCACGGAATCAACCGGATTGTCGCCCTGCGGGGCGACATGCCCTCGGGTATGGGAGCCGCCGGTGAGCTGCGCTATGCCAACGAGCTGGTGGAGTTTATCCGCGAGCACAGCGGCGATACCTTTAACCTGGAAGTAGCCGCGTACCCTGAGTTTCATCCTCAGGCCCGCAACGCCGAAGAAGATCTGAAGAACTTTGCACGCAAGGTTCAGGCCGGTGCGAACAGCGCCATCACCCAGTACTTCTTTAATGCAGACAGCTACTTCTACTTCATCGACCGGCTGGAGAAAATGGGCGTTACCATTCCGGTGGTACCGGGCATCATGCCCATCGTCAATTTCTCCAACCTGGTTCGTTTTTCGGACATGTGCGGCGCGGAAATTCCTCGCTGGATTCGCAAACAGCTCGAAGCCTACGGCGACGACAGCGATTCCATCCGCAAGTTCGGTGAGGAAATGGTTACTGAGATGTGCGAGAAGCTCCTGGCAGCAGGCGCGCCGGGCTTGCATTTCTACACCCTGAATCAGGTAGAGCCCAGCATCAGCATCTGGAAGAATCTGGGCATCAGTGAGCGGGAGAAGATTGCTTTTTGA
- a CDS encoding metalloregulator ArsR/SmtB family transcription factor: MTSMNTHADNLSSVDALAPIFKAGGDPLRLEILRVLRRDTFGVLELSQLFDMRQSGMSHHLKVMNKAGLLEPQREGNAIFYRRPLHLDSDKPTDQTIRQIFEAVDRVPLPPHLQERIESIRTQRADQSQAFFARHAEQFREQQELIAAFDLYAEPVAEMIRKRSRKHQWQAALEIGPGEGAFLPVLAELCGHVVALDNSRDMLAKATRTCIDERLNNIDLIEGVTDTLLARGDAFDLVVANMVLHHVPSPADIFLDAAALINNGGCFVISDLCSHDQDWAKANCGDLWLGFEPEELTTWAADAGLVAGEQLFIGLRNGFQIQVREFWKHSGQI; encoded by the coding sequence ATGACATCCATGAACACACACGCCGATAACCTGTCCTCCGTAGACGCACTGGCCCCGATCTTCAAAGCGGGCGGGGACCCATTGCGCCTGGAGATTCTGCGTGTGTTGAGACGGGATACGTTCGGAGTTCTGGAGCTCAGCCAGTTGTTTGATATGCGCCAGTCCGGCATGAGTCACCACCTGAAGGTAATGAACAAGGCTGGTCTGCTTGAGCCCCAGCGTGAAGGCAATGCGATTTTCTATCGCCGCCCGCTGCACCTGGACAGCGACAAGCCAACCGACCAGACCATCCGGCAGATATTTGAAGCGGTAGACCGGGTGCCATTGCCTCCACATCTGCAGGAGCGCATTGAGTCCATCCGCACACAACGCGCAGACCAGTCCCAGGCTTTTTTCGCCCGGCATGCGGAGCAGTTCCGCGAGCAGCAGGAACTGATCGCCGCCTTTGATCTTTACGCGGAGCCGGTCGCGGAAATGATCCGCAAAAGGTCCCGCAAACATCAATGGCAGGCCGCACTGGAAATCGGCCCCGGCGAAGGTGCCTTCCTGCCGGTTCTGGCAGAGCTTTGTGGGCATGTGGTTGCTCTGGATAACAGCCGGGACATGCTGGCCAAGGCCACCCGCACCTGCATTGATGAACGGCTGAACAACATCGACCTGATAGAAGGTGTTACCGACACCCTGCTGGCCAGGGGCGACGCCTTCGACCTGGTCGTTGCGAATATGGTTCTGCATCACGTGCCCAGCCCCGCTGACATCTTCCTTGATGCCGCGGCTTTGATAAACAACGGTGGCTGCTTCGTAATCAGCGACCTGTGCAGTCACGACCAGGACTGGGCAAAGGCGAACTGCGGTGATCTCTGGCTTGGGTTTGAGCCGGAAGAACTTACCACCTGGGCCGCGGACGCCGGCCTGGTTGCCGGAGAACAGCTGTTTATCGGCTTGCGGAACGGGTTCCAGATCCAGGTTCGGGAATTCTGGAAACACAGCGGTCAGATTTGA
- a CDS encoding phosphoglycerate kinase, with protein sequence MAIKRMTDLNLAGKRVLIREDLNVPVKDGKVSSDARIRASLPTIKAAKDAGAKVMLMSHLGRPEEGVYDEASSMKPVADHLTKVLGQEVRLIKDYLDGVEVADGEVVLFENVRFNKGEKKDNEELAKKYAALCDVYVMDAFGTAHRAQASTHGVARFAPEACAGPLLAAELEALGKALDNPAKPVVAIVGGSKVSTKLDVLNALEKVCDSIIVGGGIANTFLAAAGHPVGKSLCEHDLIDTAKDIASRVKIPLPVDVVVASEFAESATATVKNISDVTDDDMILDVGPETAGEFAELLKNAKTILWNGPVGVFEFDQFGNGTKALAQAIADSDAFSLAGGGDTVAAVDKYGVADKISYISTGGGAFLEFVEGKTLPAVAVLEERGA encoded by the coding sequence ATGGCCATCAAGAGAATGACCGACCTTAACCTCGCCGGTAAGCGAGTGCTGATCCGCGAAGATTTGAACGTGCCGGTCAAGGACGGCAAAGTCTCCAGTGATGCCCGCATTCGCGCGTCATTGCCCACCATCAAGGCCGCTAAAGACGCGGGCGCCAAAGTCATGCTGATGTCCCACCTCGGCCGCCCGGAAGAAGGCGTTTACGACGAAGCGTCCTCCATGAAGCCTGTCGCCGACCACCTGACCAAGGTACTGGGCCAGGAAGTTCGCCTGATCAAGGACTACCTGGATGGCGTTGAAGTGGCCGATGGCGAAGTTGTCCTGTTTGAGAACGTGCGCTTCAACAAGGGCGAAAAGAAAGACAACGAAGAGCTCGCGAAGAAGTACGCGGCTCTGTGCGATGTTTACGTGATGGACGCCTTCGGCACCGCCCATCGCGCCCAGGCCTCCACCCACGGAGTGGCCAGGTTTGCCCCCGAAGCCTGCGCAGGCCCGTTGCTGGCGGCCGAACTCGAAGCCCTGGGCAAAGCCCTGGATAACCCGGCCAAACCCGTGGTGGCCATCGTTGGCGGCTCCAAGGTCTCCACCAAACTGGACGTGCTCAACGCCCTTGAGAAGGTTTGCGACTCCATCATCGTGGGCGGCGGCATCGCCAACACCTTCCTGGCCGCGGCCGGTCACCCGGTGGGCAAGTCCTTGTGCGAGCACGACCTGATCGACACCGCCAAAGACATCGCCAGCCGCGTCAAAATCCCGCTGCCGGTCGACGTGGTTGTTGCCAGCGAGTTCGCCGAAAGCGCCACCGCAACGGTCAAGAACATCTCCGACGTCACCGACGACGACATGATTCTCGATGTGGGCCCGGAGACTGCAGGCGAATTCGCTGAACTGCTGAAAAACGCCAAGACCATCCTCTGGAATGGCCCTGTGGGCGTTTTCGAGTTCGACCAGTTCGGCAACGGCACCAAAGCACTTGCTCAGGCCATCGCCGATAGCGACGCCTTCTCCCTCGCCGGCGGTGGTGATACCGTCGCCGCCGTTGACAAGTACGGCGTTGCTGACAAAATCTCGTATATCTCCACCGGTGGTGGCGCGTTTCTGGAATTCGTAGAAGGCAAGACGCTCCCGGCAGTAGCGGTGCTGGAAGAACGCGGCGCGTAA
- the tkt gene encoding transketolase, which yields MPSRKDLANAIRALSMDAVQKAKSGHPGAPMGMADIAEVLWNDYLSHNPANPQWANRDRFVLSNGHGSMLQYSLLHLSGYDVSIEDIKNFRQLHSKTPGHPEYGYTPGIETTTGPLGQGIANAVGFAIAEKSLAAQFNRPGHEIVDHYTYAFLGDGCLMEGISHEVASLAGTLGLGKLVFFYDDNGISIDGEVDGWFTDNTPQRFESYGWQVIPAVDGHDADAIRAAIEAARANTEQPTLICCKTIIGFGSPNKQGKESCHGAPLGDDEITLTREQLGWQYGPFEIPADIASAWNAREKGGAAQSEWEQKFAVYEKAEPELAAEFKRRMAGDLPADFAEKAQAYIQECQDKAETVASRKASQNTLNAYGPLLPELMGGSADLAGSNLTIWSDTKGLTKEDASGNYIYYGVREFGMAAIMNGIALHGGFVPYGATFLIFMEYCRNAVRMAALMKQRSIFVFTHDSIGLGEDGPTHQPVEQMASLRTTPNMSMWRPADTVESAVAWKAALERTDGPTAMVFSRQGLPAQPRDAQQLADVAKGAYILSDSEGTPDLILIATGSEVGLAQDAAAQLRDQGKNVRVVSMPSTDVFDAQSTEYKQQVLPLDVTNRIAIEAGIADYWYKYVGLDGRIIGMTTFGESAPAGELFKEFGFTVDNVLEVAAELLDA from the coding sequence ATGCCGTCTCGTAAAGATCTCGCCAACGCCATTCGCGCGCTGAGCATGGATGCGGTTCAGAAAGCCAAGTCCGGCCACCCGGGTGCGCCCATGGGTATGGCGGATATCGCCGAGGTACTGTGGAACGACTACCTGAGCCACAACCCGGCCAACCCTCAGTGGGCCAACCGGGACCGCTTCGTGCTGTCCAACGGTCACGGCTCCATGCTGCAGTACTCCCTGCTGCACCTGAGCGGGTACGACGTTTCCATCGAAGACATCAAGAACTTCCGCCAGCTGCATTCCAAGACGCCGGGCCACCCCGAGTACGGCTACACCCCGGGTATTGAAACCACCACCGGTCCCCTGGGCCAGGGCATTGCCAACGCCGTTGGTTTTGCCATTGCCGAGAAGTCCCTGGCAGCGCAGTTCAACCGTCCGGGCCACGAGATTGTTGATCACTACACCTACGCGTTCCTCGGCGACGGCTGCCTCATGGAAGGTATCTCTCACGAAGTGGCTTCCCTGGCGGGCACCCTGGGCCTCGGCAAGCTTGTGTTCTTCTACGACGACAACGGAATCTCCATCGATGGCGAAGTGGATGGCTGGTTTACTGATAACACCCCGCAGCGTTTCGAGTCTTACGGCTGGCAGGTGATTCCCGCAGTCGACGGCCATGATGCTGACGCCATTCGCGCCGCGATCGAAGCCGCTCGCGCCAACACCGAGCAGCCCACGCTGATCTGCTGCAAGACCATCATCGGCTTCGGTTCCCCGAACAAACAGGGCAAGGAAAGCTGTCACGGTGCCCCCCTGGGTGACGACGAAATCACCCTGACCCGCGAGCAGTTGGGCTGGCAGTACGGTCCGTTCGAAATCCCGGCCGACATTGCCAGTGCCTGGAATGCCCGTGAAAAAGGTGGCGCTGCCCAGTCCGAGTGGGAGCAGAAGTTTGCCGTCTACGAAAAGGCGGAGCCGGAACTGGCGGCTGAGTTCAAGCGCCGCATGGCTGGCGACCTGCCTGCCGACTTTGCCGAAAAAGCCCAGGCTTATATCCAGGAATGCCAGGACAAGGCCGAAACCGTGGCTTCCCGCAAGGCGTCCCAGAACACCCTGAACGCTTACGGCCCGCTGCTGCCGGAACTGATGGGCGGCTCTGCCGACCTCGCCGGCTCCAACCTGACCATCTGGTCCGACACCAAGGGTCTGACCAAGGAAGACGCCAGCGGTAACTACATCTACTACGGCGTTCGTGAATTCGGCATGGCCGCGATCATGAACGGCATCGCCCTGCACGGCGGTTTCGTCCCTTACGGCGCAACCTTCCTGATCTTCATGGAATACTGCCGCAACGCCGTGCGCATGGCAGCTTTGATGAAGCAGCGCTCCATCTTCGTGTTCACCCACGATTCCATCGGCCTGGGCGAAGACGGCCCGACCCATCAGCCGGTCGAACAGATGGCCAGCCTGCGCACCACGCCGAACATGAGCATGTGGCGTCCGGCGGATACTGTTGAATCTGCAGTGGCCTGGAAAGCAGCGCTTGAACGCACCGATGGCCCGACCGCCATGGTCTTTTCCCGTCAGGGGCTGCCGGCACAGCCGCGCGATGCCCAACAGTTGGCGGACGTAGCCAAGGGCGCCTATATCCTGTCAGACAGCGAAGGCACGCCGGACCTGATCCTGATTGCCACCGGCTCCGAAGTCGGCCTGGCGCAGGACGCGGCTGCCCAGCTTCGTGATCAGGGCAAGAACGTACGCGTGGTTTCCATGCCGTCCACCGACGTGTTCGACGCCCAGAGCACCGAGTACAAGCAGCAGGTCCTGCCGCTGGATGTCACCAACCGCATTGCCATCGAAGCCGGCATTGCCGATTACTGGTACAAGTACGTTGGCCTGGACGGTCGCATCATCGGCATGACCACCTTCGGTGAGTCCGCGCCGGCCGGCGAGCTGTTCAAGGAATTCGGCTTTACCGTCGACAATGTCCTGGAAGTGGCTGCTGAGCTGCTGGACGCCTGA
- the fba gene encoding class II fructose-bisphosphate aldolase (catalyzes the reversible aldol condensation of dihydroxyacetonephosphate and glyceraldehyde 3-phosphate in the Calvin cycle, glycolysis, and/or gluconeogenesis), which yields MALISMRQMLDHAAEHGYGVPAFNVNNLEQMRAIMEAADKTDSPVIVQASAGARKYAGAPFLRHLILAAIEEFPHIPVVMHQDHGTSPSVCQRSIQLGFSSVMMDGSLGEDGKTPTDYEYNVDVTRRTVEMAHACGVSVEGELGCLGSLETGQAGEEDGIGAEGTLDHSQMLTDPEEAADFVKKTHVDALAIAIGTSHGAYKFTRPPTGDILAIDQIKAIHARIPDTHLVMHGSSSVPQEWLKIINEYGGEIPETYGVPVEEIVEGIKHGVRKVNIDTDLRLASTGAVRRFLAENPAEFDPRKFLKETMKAMTEVCIARYEAFGCAGNASKIKPMNLERMFERYASGELDPKVK from the coding sequence ATGGCCCTGATTTCGATGCGGCAAATGCTGGATCACGCCGCCGAGCATGGTTACGGTGTGCCAGCCTTTAACGTCAACAACCTGGAACAGATGCGCGCCATCATGGAAGCCGCCGACAAAACCGATTCGCCGGTGATTGTCCAGGCCTCCGCCGGTGCCCGTAAGTACGCCGGTGCGCCATTTCTGCGCCATCTGATCCTGGCGGCCATCGAGGAATTCCCGCACATCCCGGTGGTCATGCACCAGGACCATGGCACCAGTCCCTCCGTGTGCCAGCGCTCCATCCAGCTGGGCTTCAGCTCCGTGATGATGGACGGCTCCCTCGGTGAAGACGGTAAAACCCCCACCGACTACGAATACAACGTCGACGTTACCCGTCGCACCGTTGAAATGGCCCATGCCTGTGGTGTCTCCGTGGAAGGCGAGCTGGGCTGCCTGGGTTCTCTCGAAACCGGCCAGGCCGGTGAAGAAGACGGCATCGGTGCCGAAGGTACCCTGGATCACAGCCAGATGCTGACCGACCCGGAAGAAGCGGCGGACTTCGTCAAGAAAACCCACGTTGATGCCCTGGCCATCGCCATCGGCACCAGCCACGGCGCCTACAAGTTTACCCGTCCGCCCACAGGCGACATCCTGGCCATCGACCAGATCAAAGCCATCCACGCCCGCATCCCGGACACCCACCTGGTTATGCACGGCTCCAGCTCCGTACCCCAGGAGTGGCTGAAGATCATCAACGAATACGGTGGCGAGATTCCGGAAACCTATGGTGTGCCGGTCGAAGAAATCGTAGAGGGCATCAAGCACGGCGTGCGCAAGGTCAACATCGATACCGACCTGCGCCTTGCCAGCACTGGTGCCGTTCGTCGCTTCCTGGCTGAAAACCCGGCCGAGTTCGACCCGCGCAAATTCCTCAAGGAAACCATGAAGGCCATGACCGAGGTGTGCATCGCACGGTACGAGGCCTTCGGTTGTGCCGGCAACGCCAGCAAAATCAAGCCGATGAACCTTGAGCGCATGTTCGAGCGTTACGCTTCCGGTGAGCTGGATCCGAAAGTTAAGTAA
- the ahcY gene encoding adenosylhomocysteinase, giving the protein MSTPAEKLNSFDDYKVRDISLAGWGRKEINIAEGEMPALIKLREKYKAEQPLKGANVMGCIHMTIQTAVLIETLVELGANVRWSSCNIFSTQDQAAAAIAAQGIPVFAWKGETDEEYDWCLERTVGADVDGWEPNMILDDGGDLTALLHEKYPEILANCHGVTEETTTGVHRLQEMLREGTLKVPAINVNDAVTKAKNDNKYGCRHSLNDAIKRATDHLMAGKKALVIGYGDVGKGSAASLRQEGMIVKVTEADPICAMQACMDGFEVVSPYIDGVNTGTESAVNRDLLQNTDLLVTTTGNMNVCDAHMLKALKSGAVVCNIGHFDNEIDTAFMRKNWEWDEVKPQVHVVYRDKATNDHLILLSEGRLVNLGNATGHPSRIMDGSFANQVLAQMYLFERKFADLPEDAREKGVYVQVLPKHLDEEVARAMVEGFGGVITKMTPEQAKYIGVPVEGPYKPESYKY; this is encoded by the coding sequence ATGAGCACTCCCGCAGAAAAGCTGAACAGCTTTGATGACTACAAAGTTCGCGATATTTCCCTGGCCGGCTGGGGCCGCAAGGAAATCAACATCGCTGAAGGCGAAATGCCGGCCCTGATTAAGCTCCGCGAGAAGTACAAAGCCGAGCAGCCTCTGAAAGGCGCCAATGTGATGGGCTGTATCCACATGACCATCCAGACCGCCGTGCTGATCGAGACGCTGGTTGAACTGGGTGCGAACGTACGCTGGTCCTCGTGCAACATCTTCTCCACCCAGGACCAGGCCGCGGCCGCCATCGCCGCGCAGGGCATTCCCGTGTTTGCCTGGAAAGGCGAAACCGACGAAGAATACGACTGGTGCCTGGAGCGCACGGTCGGAGCCGATGTGGACGGCTGGGAACCGAACATGATTCTGGACGACGGCGGCGATCTGACCGCCCTGCTCCATGAGAAGTACCCGGAAATCCTGGCTAACTGCCACGGCGTGACCGAAGAAACCACCACCGGTGTGCATCGTCTTCAGGAAATGCTGCGCGAGGGCACTCTGAAGGTGCCGGCCATCAACGTGAACGACGCGGTCACCAAGGCCAAGAACGACAACAAATACGGTTGTCGCCACAGCCTGAATGACGCCATCAAGCGCGCTACCGACCACCTGATGGCAGGCAAGAAAGCCCTGGTGATCGGCTATGGTGATGTCGGCAAGGGCTCTGCGGCTTCGCTGCGCCAGGAAGGCATGATTGTAAAAGTGACCGAGGCCGACCCCATCTGTGCCATGCAGGCCTGCATGGACGGGTTCGAAGTCGTGTCTCCGTACATTGACGGCGTGAACACCGGAACCGAGTCTGCCGTGAACCGCGACCTGCTGCAGAACACCGATCTGCTGGTCACCACCACCGGCAACATGAACGTGTGCGACGCGCATATGCTCAAAGCCCTGAAAAGCGGTGCCGTGGTGTGCAACATCGGTCACTTTGACAACGAGATCGATACCGCCTTCATGCGCAAGAACTGGGAATGGGACGAGGTGAAGCCACAGGTGCACGTTGTTTACCGCGACAAGGCCACCAACGACCACCTGATCCTGCTGTCCGAAGGCCGTCTGGTGAATCTGGGCAACGCCACCGGTCACCCGTCACGGATCATGGATGGCTCCTTTGCCAACCAGGTTCTGGCCCAGATGTATCTGTTCGAGCGCAAGTTCGCCGATCTGCCGGAAGATGCCCGCGAGAAAGGCGTATACGTTCAGGTTCTGCCCAAGCACCTGGACGAGGAAGTGGCTCGGGCCATGGTGGAAGGCTTTGGTGGTGTTATCACCAAGATGACGCCGGAGCAGGCCAAATACATCGGTGTACCTGTCGAAGGCCCGTACAAGCCAGAAAGCTACAAGTACTGA
- the gap gene encoding type I glyceraldehyde-3-phosphate dehydrogenase: MTDSAPFRVAINGYGRIGQCVLRALYENGFRDHLQVVAINELSDIDTIAHLTRYDSTHGRFQGDISVSGQDLMVNGDAIRVLSHADPAELPWRLLDVDLVLECSGAFSDRATAEKHIDSGASRLLFSQPAESDVDRTVVYGVNHADLTPEDVIVAAASCTTNCLVPVIKVLDDAFGVQQGSTTTIHAAMNDQPVIDAYHHQDLRRTRSALHNIVPVETGLAKGIERLLPSMEGKFSSVAMRVPTMNVSAIDMVVNVGKATDVAAVNRLLKEAAYGPLKSILGYTDELLASSDFNHDAHSGVVDGGQTRVTGGTMVKVLCWFDNEWGFANRMLDVSKSWLTKTENGVR; the protein is encoded by the coding sequence ATGACGGACTCTGCGCCTTTTCGTGTCGCCATCAACGGGTACGGCCGAATCGGCCAGTGCGTGTTGCGTGCGCTTTATGAAAACGGCTTCCGCGACCACCTGCAGGTGGTCGCGATCAACGAGTTGTCGGATATCGACACCATTGCCCACCTGACCCGATACGATTCCACCCACGGGCGTTTTCAGGGTGACATTTCGGTATCGGGTCAGGACCTGATGGTCAATGGCGATGCCATCCGCGTGTTAAGTCACGCTGACCCGGCAGAGCTGCCCTGGCGCCTGCTGGATGTCGATCTGGTACTGGAATGTTCCGGCGCCTTCTCGGATCGTGCTACGGCAGAGAAGCACATCGATTCCGGGGCCAGCCGCCTGCTTTTCTCGCAGCCGGCCGAGTCCGATGTGGACCGCACCGTTGTCTACGGGGTCAACCACGCCGATCTCACACCGGAAGATGTGATCGTTGCAGCCGCTTCCTGCACCACCAACTGCCTGGTGCCTGTGATCAAGGTACTGGACGACGCCTTTGGTGTGCAGCAGGGCAGTACCACCACAATTCACGCGGCCATGAATGACCAGCCGGTTATCGATGCCTACCACCACCAGGATTTGCGACGAACCCGCAGCGCCCTGCACAACATCGTTCCGGTGGAAACCGGTCTTGCGAAAGGTATTGAGCGGTTGTTGCCGAGCATGGAAGGCAAGTTCAGTTCGGTCGCCATGCGGGTTCCGACCATGAATGTCTCCGCCATCGACATGGTGGTGAATGTGGGCAAAGCCACCGACGTGGCAGCGGTGAACAGGCTGTTAAAAGAGGCCGCTTACGGCCCGTTAAAGAGCATACTCGGCTATACCGACGAACTGCTGGCCAGCTCCGACTTCAACCACGACGCCCATTCCGGCGTGGTGGATGGCGGCCAGACCCGGGTAACCGGAGGCACTATGGTGAAAGTGCTGTGCTGGTTCGATAATGAGTGGGGGTTCGCGAACCGGATGCTTGATGTCAGCAAAAGCTGGTTAACCAAGACTGAAAACGGGGTCAGATGA